One window of the Leishmania mexicana MHOM/GT/2001/U1103 complete genome, chromosome 11 genome contains the following:
- a CDS encoding Cyclin A/CDK2-associated protein, with product MPVEIANSDDVDFSQYCVLQSNDHPPVEFKVSLESAKMSGLLRDMLEDQEGNEAIIPIPNVSGQTLRLVLEYMEYHCGNPAQPIEKPLKTTIESLVCEWDSNFLFNQLLKNHDEKQHEVLIDVIMAANFLNVRDLLDLTCACVASMIRGKTAEQIRELFNIENDFTPEEEEKIREENRWCEES from the coding sequence ATGCCGGTGGAAATTGCGAACAGCGACGATGTGGACTTCTCGCAGTACTGCGTACTGCAGAGCAATGACCATCCACCTGTAGAGTTCAAGGTGTCGCTCGAGTCGGCCAAGATGTCGGGGCTGCTCAGGGACATGCTGGAAGATCAGGAGGGCAACGAGGCGATCATCCCCATTCCGAACGTGTCAGGGCAGACGCTCCGGCTCGTGCTAGAGTACATGGAGTATCACTGCGGCAACCCAGCGCAGCCCATTGAGAAGCCACTGAAGACGACGATTGAGTCACTTGTGTGCGAGTGGGACAGCAACTTCCTCTTCAACCAGCTCCTCAAGAACCACGACGAGAAGCAGCACGAGGTGCTCATCGACGTCATCATGGCGGCGAACTTTCTGAACGTGCGCGACTTGCTTGATTTGACGTGCGCCTGCGTTGCGAGCATGATACGTGGCAAGACGGCGGAGCAGATACGCGAGCTGTTCAACATCGAGAATGATTTCACCccagaggaggaagagaagatTCGTGAGGAGAACCGCTGGTGCGAGGAGTCCTAG
- a CDS encoding putative ATP-binding cassette protein subfamily A, member 2 codes for MGTGDKKTHGDSAASVTSTSPSPMSTRETVLLDGADNSQGNCAVQQPQEDTFLRLLNNGGAQSGLTSDAQRNPRGDEVELKDLNEVDRSGVGVGDDPHIGSFSRSSGNALDDGKYRYDVYAPAGEGERRSETSTSLRSDCSSFCFQLGVTVKRMLILQSRNPLSWACELITPIFFLVGSIIVWAVITKTFVPASDYFSVAGLSTTNRVMMRAASMMCYNATLSGGAPFGGLLECREFLEIFSPVRLLCAENNLAGPPVGLCVSEDFARSSYGTMRRYVTHNTTRVPALDEMIALQWAWRLLYHWSGVSVDRFQTVDSAMLSSGTLYFAPQSSETDGLVESFRRTSVFFPYVYGGTFATVAEAEARVQNRTWRDPPIWGIVEVSNLTADNFNVAIRLNSTALPPTKWILARYYVGGVAMQGPAMYILSGFTTLQQAVYNFFLGDVVRTASTPQMVVLMLPAPTRGYEDDPFVAYGGRFVPLILVLGFLYPVSQLTKRIVLEKELRLREAMLIMGLSEVVMYTAWFLIYVVQYAAVSLIMAILLRAAYLAKSNFGIVFFLLFVFSLSIITLSGLMAVFFNRARLSAILAPLIYFALAAPLFTVQNLQGPALIGLSFLSPSGLAVGVTILFSHELSGGMAGSDLTYFRDSPKMLTVMIILFVDFLIYLALMLYLDAVMPKQWGTRKHPLFFIEPVRWCCGSRARALDGGADGRAEDGVFEEIAEGGADYAVCINGLRKEYSRGGKTFVAVNNLYWGMHEGEISVLLGHNGAGKTTLLNMMTGMVEPDAGDCYVYGYSVRNELERVRQQIGYCPQHNILWPNMTCYEHLWYYAALKGLRGAAQEEAISRMLAGVGLQDKRDYCSKMLSGGQKRKLSVAVAFVGGSRLVFLDEPTAGMDVGARRHTWTLLRAMAKYHTILLTTHFMDEADLLGDSVAIMSQGRLQCAGSNMFLKARLGVGYVLTLSVVAHVDRMTIAGMVREHVPSATRLGSGAGEMAFRLPMKTKAAFPTLLAEIESRGSQLGVNAYSVSATTLEEIFIQIAQQEEAKEEMERKRERLTAPFAGETRVCDSASVGPFESHMSALGDIGTVDAGYQGPPRPSDVWNVGLIANELSVLHSQFKAMLWKRLWNALRDRRTQFFQIVCPMLCVLLAMLLMLIKLFRYPAITLSSDLYGTTVEIDVAGCGSGMNLSIPFSSKAVTVQPPSATSTATLSSYMLETYNTHVAERYTGMVCFEAVKFPMTFRTFNRSVSSVIYNTSGLHSNVIGLYNLYNGYYMAHRGNNASVMTTVVQAIPKTKTEVEVQDSIYALIISIVIMIPFTFIPSTFVSWIVKERECKARHLQNVSGLYFSVYWITNFLFDICCYVVTMLLILIVFAIFSRDEYIGERAVGATIVLFLLYGLSGVAMAYAVSFLFKEHSTAQNVVMLANFITGFLLVICVSMLSVFESTKKVAKVLPWIFRIVPSFCVGEGIGNLAALKLEEPFGTTKTPWSMSVVGWPCVYMAVGLPLYVFVTLFLDHPGRRQRTQRLFYNSNAEPEVVQNEDEDVAAERRSVLESEARQRDLVRVENLSKVYSNGKVAVRNITFGVRPGEVFGFLGTNGAGKTTTISILCQEIHPTAGRASICGNDIVMESREALRCIGYCPQFDACLDLLTVEEHLELYAGVRAISYNCRKRVVEGLLALCELTNYKQ; via the coding sequence ATGGGCACCGGAGACAAGAAGACGCatggcgacagcgccgcctcagTGACGTCGACCTCGCCTTCTCCGATGAGTACTCGTgagacggtgctgctcgatgGCGCGGACAACTCGCAGGGCAACtgtgcggtgcagcagccccAGGAGGACACGTTTCTGAGGCTGCTCAATAATGGAGGGGCCCAGAGCGGATTGACCAgcgatgcgcagcgcaacCCGAGAGGCGATGAGGTCGAACTGAAGGACCTGAACGAGGTCGACAggagcggcgtcggcgtcggaGATGATCCGCACATAGGCAGTTTCTCACGAAGCTCCGGCAATGCCCTAGATGACGGCAAATACAGGTACGATGTCTACGCGCCCGCTGGCGAGGGGGAGCGCCGCTCGGAAACGTCCACCTCACTGCGAAGtgactgcagcagcttctgctTTCAGCTTGGTGTAACGGTGAAACGGATGCTCATCCTGCAGTCCCGCAACCCCTTGTCGTGGGCGTGCGAGCTCATCACGCCGATTTTCTTTCTTGTCGGCTCCATCATCGTGTGGGCCGTCATCACGAAGACCTTCGTCCCTGCCTCTGACTACTTCAGCGTGGCGGGATTGTCGACGACGAATAGGGTGATGATGCGGGCGGCGAGCATGATGTGCTACAACGCGACGCTCTCCGGCGGTGCCCCGTTCGGGGGCTTACTAGAGTGTCGCGAGTTCCTTGAGATATTTTCTCCGGTGAGGCTGTTGTGCGCTGAGAACAACCTCGCCGGCCCACCGGTTGGCCTCTGCGTGTCGGAGGACTTTGCTCGGAGCTCGTATGGAACGATGCGCCGCTACGTGACACATAACACGACCCGTGTGCCGGCCCTGGACGAGATGATCGCGCTGCAGTGGGCATGGCGCCTCCTGTACCACTGGAGTGGTGTCTCGGTGGACCGTTTCCAGACGGTGGACTCCGCCATGCTATCCTCCGGCACCCTCTACTTTGCGCCGCAGTCCTCTGAGACGGATGGGCTCGTCGAGTCCTTCCGCAGGACCTCCGTTTTTTTCCCGTACGTCTACGGTGGCACCTTCGCGAcagtggcggaggcggaggcgagggtGCAGAACCGCACCTGGCGCGACCCGCCCATCTGGGGCATCGTTGAAGTGAGCAACTTGACGGCGGACAACTTCAACGTGGCCATTCGCCTGAACtccacggcgctgccaccAACGAAATGGATATTGGCACGCTACTACGTTGGTGGCGTGGCGATGCAGGGGCCGGCCATGTACATCCTCTCCGGCTTCAcaacgctgcagcaggcggtgtACAACTTCTTCCTGGGAGATGTGGTCCGTACGGCAAGCACGCCGCAAATGGTGGTGCTGATGCTTCCCGCGCCGACACGCGGCTACGAGGATGATCCGTTTGTCGCTTACGGCGGGCGGTTTGTGCCCCTTATCCTCGTGCTCGGCTTCCTGTACCCGGTGTCGCAGCTGACAAAGCGTAttgtgctggagaaggagctgcgctTGCGGGAGGCGATGCTGATCATGGGGCTGTCTGAGGTGGTCATGTACACGGCGTGGTTCTTGATCTACGTGGTGCAGTACGCGGCCGTCTCGCTCATCATGGCGATTCTGCTGCGGGCAGCGTACTTGGCGAAGTCGAACTTCGGCATTGTCTTTTTCCTGCTCTTCGTTTTCTCACTTTCCATCATCACGTTGTCGGGGCTCATGGCGGTGTTCTTCAACAGGGCGCGCCTGTCGGCGATCCTGGCGCCGCTGATTTACTTCGCCTTGGCGGCCCCGCTCTTTACGGTGCAGAACTTGCAGGGCCCCGCGCTGATTggcctctcttttctctcgcCATCCGGCCTCGCTGTCGGCGTTACGATCCTCTTCTCGCACGAGCTGAGCGGCGGCATGGCGGGCTCCGACTTGACCTACTTCCGCGACTCGCCGAAAATGCTTACGGTGATGATCATCTTGTTTGTGGACTTCCTCATCTACTTGGCGCTGATGCTGTACCTGGACGCGGTCATGCCGAAGCAGTGGGGTACGCGCAAGCACCCGCTCTTCTTCATCGAgccggtgcggtggtgctgcgggtcgagggcgcgcgcgctggaTGGCGGTGCCGACGGGCGCGCCGAGGATGGTGTGTTCGAGGAGATTgcagaaggcggcgccgacTACGCGGTTTGCATCAACGGGCTGCGCAAGGAGTACTCGCGCGGCGGCAAGACGTTCGTTGCGGTGAACAACCTGTACTGGGGGATGCACGAGGGCGAGATCtctgtgctgctggggcacaacggcgccggcaagACGACGTTGCTGAACATGATGACGGGGATGGTGGAGCCGGACGCGGGCGACTGCTACGTCTACGGCTACTCTGTCCGAAACGAGCTAGagagggtgcggcagcagatCGGGTACTGCCCGCAGCACAACATCCTGTGGCCGAACATGACGTGCTACGAGCACCTTTGGTACTACGCTGCGTTGAAGGGCTTGCGGGGTGCTGcccaggaggaggcgatctCGCGCATGCTCGCCGGCGTCGGCCTGCAGGATAAGCGCGATTACTGCTCAAAGATGCTGTCGGGTGGGCAGAAGCGGAAGCTGTCGGTTGCGGTTGCGTTTGTTGGCGGCAGCCGTCTTGTGTTCCTCGACGAGCCGACTGCCGGGATGGATGTTGGCGCGCGGCGACACACGTGGACCCTGCTGCGTGCCATGGCCAAGTACCACACCATCCTTCTGACCACGCACTTCATGGACGAGGCGGATCTGCTGGGCGATTCCGTTGCCATCATGAGCCAGGGCCGCCTGCAGTGCGCGGGCAGCAACATGTTCCTGAAGGCCAGGCTCGGGGTTGGCTACGTGCTCACCCTCTCCGTCGTTGCCCATGTTGATCGGATGACCATTGCCGGCATGGTGAGGGAGCACGTGCCGTCAGCGACGCGGCTCGGGTCCGGCGCGGGGGAGATGGCCTTCCGGCTTCCCATGAAGACCAAGGCAGCGTTCCCCACCCTGCTCGCCGAGATCGAGAGCCGCGGCTCGCAGCTTGGCGTCAACGCCTACAGTGTCTCTGCCacgacgctggaggagattTTCATTCAAAttgcgcagcaggaggaggccaaggaggagatggagcggAAGCGGGAGCGTTTGACGGCGCCGTTCGCCGGGGAGACACGGGTGTGTGACTCGGCGTCTGTGGGCCCCTTTGAAAGCCACATGAGCGCGCTGGGCGACATCGGCACTGTGGATGCTGGCTACCAGGGACCACCGCGGCCGTCGGATGTGTGGAATGTCGGCCTCATTGCGAATGAGCTCAGTGTCCTGCACAGCCAGTTCAAGGCAATGCTGTGGAAGCGGCTCTGGAACGCCTTGCGCGACCGCCGGACGCAATTCTTCCAGATTGTGTGCCCGATGCTCTGTGTGCTGCTCGCAATGCTGCTCATGCTCATCAAGTTATTCCGGTACCCAGCCATCACGCTCTCCAGCGACCTATACGGCACAACGGTCGAGATCGACGTGGCTGGATGCGGGTCGGGGATGAACTTGAGCATACCGTTCTCGTCGAAAGCCGTTACGGTGCAGCCGCCATCCGCGACGTCCACGGCGACGCTTTCCTCCTACATGCTGGAAACGTACAACACTCACGTCGCGGAGCGGTACACCGGCATGGTGTGCTTCGAAGCGGTGAAGTTTCCGATGACGTTCAGGACGTTTAATAGGTCAGTGTCGTCCGTGATCTACAACACCTCGGGCCTGCACTCCAACGTGATTGGGCTCTACAATCTCTACAACGGCTACTACATGGCGCACCGCGGCAATAACGCCAGTGTGATGACCACCGTCGTCCAAGCGATTCCCAAGACGAAGACCGAGGTCGAAGTCCAGGACTCCATCTACGCCCTTATCATCTCCATCGTCATCATGATCCCGTTCACGTTCATTCCGTCCACGTTCGTGTCGTGGATTGTCAAGGAGCGGGAGTGCAAGGCGCGACATCTGCAGAACGTGTCGGGGCTCTACTTCTCCGTCTACTGGATCACAAACTTCTTGTTTGACATCTGCTGCTACGTGGTCACGATGCTCCTCATCCTCATCGTCTTCGCTATCTTCAGCCGCGATGAGTACATTGGCGAGAGGGCTGTCGGTGCCACCATCGTGCTGTTCCTCCTCTACGGCCTCTCCGGCGTGGCCATGGCGTACGCTGTGAGCTTCCTGTTCAAGGAGCACTCCACAGCTCAGAACGTCGTCATGCTCGCCAACTTTATCACCGGCTTCCTGCTGGTTATCTGCGTCTCGATGCTGTCTGTGTTCGAGTCGACAAAGAAGGTGGCTAAAGTCCTACCGTGGATCTTCCGCATTGTGCCGAGCTTCTGCGTCGGCGAAGGCATCGGCAACCTCGCGGCACTGAAGTTAGAGGAGCCGTTCGGTACAACAAAGACACCGTGGTCCATGTCCGTGGTAGGCTGGCCGTGCGTGTACATGGCGGTCGGGTTGCCTTTGTACGTCTTTGTCACCCTCTTCTTAGATCACCCcggacggcggcagcggacgcAGCGGCTCTTCTACAACTCCAACGCGGAGCCGGAGGTTGTCCAGAACGAAGACGAGGACGTCGCGGCCGAGCGCAGAAGCGTGCTCGAGAGTGAGGCGCGGCAGAGAGACCTCGTACGCGTCGAGAACCTGAGCAAGGTGTACTCAAATGGcaaggtggcggtgcgcaaCATCACCTTCGGCGTCCGCCCCGGCGAGGTCTTCGGCTTCCTCGGCACGAACGGTGCTGGTAAGACGACGACGATTTCGATACTTTGCCAGGAGATTCACCCGACAGCTGGCCGCGCGTCCATCTGCGGCAACGACATCGTGATGGAGAGCCGAGAAGCGCTGCGGTGCATCGGGTACTGCCCGCAGTTCGACGCATGCCTGGACCTGCTGACGGTGGAAGAGCACCTGGAGCTGTACGCGGGCGTGCGGGCCATCTCGTACAACTGTCGCAAGCGCGTGGTGGAGGGGCTACTGGCCTTGTGCGAGCTGACGAACTACAAGCAGAT
- a CDS encoding putative ABC1 transporter codes for MEPVTTAVHPLGGPEASNRSWYSPSKRRAGLGAMRRNELMSRTVNFTGFDMCMSSDVSFGASRTSTVSEKDTSTSSGSKGSPEYSDSLSDTYEGPARASFVGQLLAVVERSARELWRRKFDVLLDIAVPLIFMAVSIALWAIWGTQYNEEMTYVSTNLESGNIGAAGLRAPATYDFTCMRQPEGTPTLAEFTRCMPRDYTTCDSVTGECETQRIITFICDGDSSMLPLPAEYEICRVSYDWEELITAGLSYYWRWLAAVPTLDMLIGLQWTALSAYRHLLPFIAKTMVGFAANTRYSAILCSGHLYFVGERGVTSELIAYMDRTSGLFRYVTDFKVYSSVAEVRSAVKRGGRVWAIVELRQIGEAGLDLVLHMNNSALPSFATTYDDAYSGGVLFDTAELYMLSGFNTLQQLVSEFYLNTFHDAQMNMTQMMAATATPEYNRVPLMAQARQVLPLIFSLAFLYSVSQQTKRIVLEKELRIREAMLIMGLKQWTLYVSEFIVQLAIFVPTCVLCVVMLKLTYVTKSDPLILLLIFCLFALTTIPLSGMIAAFFSKSRLASLVAPVVYFILVIPMFAMTNAQGLIVTWFSVFSPTGFAAALNLFLLHESGSGCGEAEMTSGRDNPTLAVVLVMLVADLCMYYALMLYLDAVMPKQWGTRKHPLFFIIEPVRWCCGSRARALDGGADGRAEDGVFEEIAEGGADYAVCINGLRKEYSRGGKTFVAVNNLYWGMREGEISVLLGHNGAGKTTVLNMMTGMVEPDAGDCYVYGYSVRNELERVRQQIGYCPQHNILWGELTCRDHLEFFGQIKGLRGWELENAVCRMLHETDLLEKMDQPAKSLSGGQKRKLSIAVAFVGGSRVVLLDEPTAGLDVGARRQTWELLRRMSRSRTLLLTTHYMDEADLLGQRIGIMSGGRLKCSGSSLFLKSRLGVGYSIVISVDPELDLDAVDDVVLGTVDGAELLGRNGCEVSYQLPLQSASQFPALLNEIDSVEADGIRGYSLAATTLEEVFLKVSEEDTAGRSEAAAQEGVELIWNSEVAPSALWLQFRAMMVKRLWSALRDRKMQCFQIVCPVVCILIAMLLNLVQYRDPQSLTYNYSMFANRPTSVLDTSFCDVMWGGAPKGAVDYEVNETHLTGVQALSDYLLDTWYVHDMPRYGAVSCIDRNVTALLRFAGEWRGTNVNVFLYNSSSHHQAGLNLATYYDLFIKSFLGIDGAFMRYEVELFSEPASRSQLGFIFIGALVMIPLTFLPANPVAWVVKERQCGSRHLQDLCGLSFFVYWAANYTFDMLAYFGTTLLCILIFCIFSRQDFVGPDRIGGTFMLLMVYGLTSTACAYALSFLFKEHSSAQTIVMGVGFVAGFLLLMLVYVLTLDPSNVDTSDKMRWGFRLIPSYCIGEGLIGLLMLDSKLAIGTATSVWDMDQLGWPLVYMAVELPAFWLIVLLVDHPTVRRCVQRLRYNRDAEPIIPSDEDSDVEDEREAVYEAVRMGDTTSDVVRVVNLQKRYGNGNIAVKGITFSIFPGEVFGLLGTNGAGKTTSISMLCQQFLPTGGSAYVCGYDIVEQSKEALQCIGYCPQFDATLDLLTVEEQLELYAGIRGIVRADWPALVDALCTLCELTNYKHTLAHALSGGNRRKLSVAMALVGGPQVIFLDEPSAGMDPVARRGMWTAIQRAAGHCSVVLTTHHLEEVEALADIVAIMVRGYVRCVGDKVHLKNKFGSVFEASVRLASAKHAECFVSFMQAEFPDAVRSEGDGRRFVYQLPRDRGFGDVFQAFQANKEQLRITDYSVSQTSIEQIFMKVRGLAMNLR; via the coding sequence ATGGAGCCGGTGACCACCGCCGTGCACCCGCTTGGCGGCCCCGAGGCGTCCAATCGGAGCTGGTACTCACCGTCGAAGCGGCGTGCCGGCTTAGGCGCGATGCGTCGCAACGAGCTGATGAGCCGAACTGTGAACTTTACCGGATTCGACATGTGCATGTCTAGTGATGTCTCATTTGGGGCCAGTAGGACGAGCACCGTGTCCGAGAAGGACACCTccacgagcagcggcagtaaGGGGTCCCCAGAATACAGCGACAGCCTCAGTGATACCTATGAGGGgcccgcgcgcgcctctttCGTGGGCCAGCTGCTCGCTGTAGTAGAACGCTCGGCACGAGAGCTCTGGCGGCGCAAGTTTGACGTGTTGTTGGACATCGCTGTGCCACTCATCTTCATGGCCGTGTCCATTGCGTTGTGGGCTATCTGGGGAACGCAGTACAACGAGGAGATGACGTACGTATCCACGAATCTGGAGTCTGGCAACATCGGTGCGGCCGGTCTTCGTGCACCGGCTACCTACGACTTCACGTGCATGAGGCAGCCCGAAGGGACGCCAACGCTGGCTGAATTCACACGATGCATGCCAAGGGACTACACCACCTGCGATTCTGTCACGGGGGAGTGCGAGACACAGCGCATCATCACCTTTATCTGCGATGGCGACTCGAGCATGcttccgctgccggcggagtACGAGATATGCCGTGTGTCTTACGACTGGGAAGAACTTATCACTGCCGGCTTAAGCTACTACTGGCGATGGCTGGCAGCTGTTCCTACCCTTGACATGCTGATCGGTCTCCAGTGGACGGCTCTGTCTGCGTACCGCCATCTTCTGCCCTTCATCGCGAAAACCATGGTGGGCTTCGCGGCCAACACACGCTACAGTGCGATTCTGTGTAGCGGCCATCTGTACTTCGTAGGTGAGCGCGGCGTGACCTCGGAGCTGATTGCGTACATGGACAGGACCTCTGGGCTGTTTCGATATGTGACGGACTTTAAGGTATacagcagcgtcgcggaGGTTCGCAGCGCTGTGAAGCGCGGTGGCCGTGTATGGGCGATCgtggagctgcggcagatCGGCGAGGCAGGACTGGACCTTGTGCTGCACATGAACAACTCCGCCCTGCCGTCGTTTGCCACCACGTACGACGACGCGTACAGCGGTGGGGTGCTGTTTGACACGGCGGAGCTGTACATGTTATCCGGCTTCaacacgctgcagcagctcgtgtCGGAGTTCTACCTCAACACATTTCACGACGCGCAGATGAATATGACGCAGATGatggcggccacggccactCCAGAGTACAACCGCGTACCGCTAATGGCGCAGGCACGACAGGTTCTACCGCTCATCTTCTCCCTTGCCTTTCTGTACAGCGTGTCGCAGCAGACCAAGCGCAttgtgctggagaaggagctgcgcatcCGCGAGGCGATGCTCATTATGGGGCTGAAGCAGTGGACGCTCTACGTGAGCGAGTTCATTGTGCAGCTGGCGATCTTTGTGCCGACGTGCGTGCTGTGCGTGGTGATGCTGAAGCTGACGTACGTGACGAAGAGCGACCCGCTGATATTGCTCCTGATCTTCTGCCTTTTCGCCCTCACGACGATCCCGCTGTCCGGCATGATCGCTGCCTTCTTCAGCAAGTCGCGCCTGGCTTCGCTTgtggcgccggtggtgtACTTTATCCTTGTGATCCCGATGTTCGCCATGACCAACGCGCAGGGCTTGATCGTGACGTGGTTCTCTGTGTTCTCGCCGACAGGGTTTGCTGCGGCGCTGAACTTGTTCCTGCTGCACGAGTCtgggagcgggtgcggcgaggcggagatgacATCGGGTCGCGACAACCCGACGCTGGCGGTTGTACTTGTGATGCTGGTGGCGGACTTGTGCATGTACTACGCGCTAATGCTGTACCTGGACGCGGTCATGCCGAAGCAGTGGGGTACGCGCAAGCACCCGCTCTTCTTCATCATCGAgccggtgcggtggtgctgcgggtcgagggcgcgcgcgctggaTGGCGGTGCCGACGGGCGCGCCGAGGATGGTGTGTTCGAGGAGATTgcagaaggcggcgccgacTACGCGGTTTGCATCAACGGGCTGCGCAAGGAGTACTCGCGCGGCGGAAAGACGTTCGTTGCGGTGAACAACCTGTACTGGGGGATGCGCGAGGGCGAGATCtctgtgctgctggggcacaacggcgccggcaagACGACGGTGCTGAACATGATGACGGGGATGGTGGAGCCGGACGCGGGCGACTGCTACGTCTACGGCTACTCTGTCCGAAACGAGCTAGagagggtgcggcagcagatCGGGTACTGCCCGCAGCACAACATCCTGTGGGGCGAGCTGACGTGCCGCGACCACCTCGAGTTCTTTGGGCAGATCAAGGGGCTGCGCGGGTGGGAGCTGGAGAATGCGGTTTGCCGGATGTTGCACGAGACGGACCTGCTGGAGAAGATGGACCAGCCCGCGAAGAGCCTGTCGGGTGGGCAGAAGCGGAAGCTGTCGATCGCCGTTGCGTTTGTTGGCGGCAGCCGGGTGGTGCTCCTCGACGAGCCGACTGCCGGGCTGGATGTgggtgcgcggcggcagacgtgggagctgctgaggcgcatgtcgcgctcgcgcacgctgctgctaACGACGCACTACATGGACGAGGCAGACCTACTGGGACAGCGAATCGGGATCATGAGTGGAGGGCGGCTGaagtgcagcggcagcagcctgTTCCTAAAGTCGCGGCTCGGTGTCGGCTACAGCATTGTCATCTCTGTCGACCCCGAACTAGATCTCGATGCTGTGGATGACGTGGTGCTTGGAACGgtggatggcgcggagctgctcgggcGGAACGGGTGTGAAGTATCGTACCAGCTGCCTCTGCAGAGCGCGAGCCAGTTCCCAGCGCTGCTTAACGAGATCGACTCGGTAGAGGCGGACGGCATCCGCGGCTACTCGCTGGCTGCGacgacgctggaggaggtgttCCTGAAGGTGTCGGAGGAGGACACCGCGGGTCGTAGcgaggctgcagcgcaggAAGGCGTGGAGCTAATCTGGAACTCTGAggtggcgccgtcggcgctgtGGCTGCAGTTCCGTGCGATGATGGTGAAGCGCTTGTGGAGCGCGCTGCGGGACCGTAAGATGCAGTGCTTCCAGATTGTATGCCCGGTTGTGTGCATCCTGATCGCCATGTTGCTGAACCTCGTGCAGTACCGAGACCCTCAGTCGCTGACATACAACTACTCGATGTTTGCGAACCGGCCGACTTCAGTGCTGGACACATCATTCTGCGACGTGATGTGGGGTGGCGCACCGAAGGGCGCGGTGGACTACGAGGTGAACGAGACTCACTTGACGGGTGTGCAGGCGTTGTCGGACTACCTGCTGGATACGTGGTACGTGCACGACATGCCGCGCTACGGCGCCGTGTCGTGCATCGATCGGAAcgtgacggcgctgttgAGATTTGCGGGTGAGTGGCGCGGCACGAACGTGAACGTGTTCCTGTACAACTCATCCTCGCACCACCAGGCCGGGCTGAACCTGGCGACGTACTACGACCTGTTCATCAAGTCCTTCCTCGGCATCGACGGTGCGTTCATGCGGTACGAGGTGGAGCTGTTCAGCGAGCCTGCCAGCCGGTCGCAGCTTGGCTTCATCTTCATTGGCGCGCTGGTGATGATCCCGCTTACGTTCCTGCCGGCGAATCCTGTTGCGTGGGTGGTGAAGGAGCGGCAGTGCGGGTCGCGGCACCTGCAGGACCTGTGCGGGCTGAGCTTCTTCGTGTATTGGGCGGCAAACTATACATTCGACATGCTGGCCTACTTTGGcacgacgctgctgtgcatCCTCATCTTCTGCATCTTCAGCCGGCAGGATTTCGTCGGGCCTGACCGCATTGGCGGCACTTTCATGCTGCTGATGGTCTACGGGCTCACGAGCACCGCTTGCGCGTACGCGCTGAGCTTTCTGTTCAAGGAGCACTCGTCTGCACAGACGATCGTGATGGGTGTTGGCTTTGTTGCCGGGTTCCTGCTGTTGATGCTGGTGTACGTGCTGACGCTAGATCCTAGCAACGTGGACACATCAGACAAGATGCGGTGGGGCTTCCGTTTGATTCCGTCGTACTGCATCGGCGAGGGGCTCATCGGTCTGCTGATGCTGGACAGCAAGCTGGCCATAGGCACTGCGACTAGTGTTTGGGATATGGACCAGCTTGGGTGGCCGCTTGTGTACATGGCAGTGGAGCTCCCTGCTTTCTGGCTGATCGTTTTGCTCGTCGACCACCCGACGGTGAGGCGGtgcgtgcagcggctgcggtaCAACCGCGACGCGGAGCCGATCATCCCGAGCGACGAGGACTCTGACGTGGAGGACGAGCGCGAGGCCGTGTACGAGGCGGTGCGGATGGGCGACACGACGAGCGACGTTGTGCGCGTGGTGAACCTGCAGAAGAGATACGGGAACGGTAACATTGCTGTGAAGGGTATCACGTTCTCGATCTTTCCCGGGGAGGTGTTCGGGCTCCTGGGGACGAATGGCGCGGGCAAGACGACGAGCATCTCGATGCTGTGCCAGCAGTTCCTGCCGacaggcggcagcgcgtacgtgtgcggCTACGACATCGTTGAGCAGagcaaggaggcgctgcagtgcaTCGGGTACTGCCCGCAATTCGACGCGACGCTAGACCTGCTGACGGTGGAAGAGCAGCTGGAACTATACGCCGGCATCCGTGGGATCGTGCGCGCGGATTGGCCTGCGCTCGTGGACGCGCTGTGCACGCTGTGCGAGCTGACGAACTACAAGCATACCCTGGCGCACGCGCTTTCCGGTGGGAACCGGCGCAAGCTCTctgtggcgatggcgctggtGGGCGGTCCGCAGGTGATCTTCCTGGACGAGCCGTCTGCCGGCATGGACCctgtggcgcggcgcgggaTGTGGACTGCGATCCAGCGCGCCGCGGGGCACTGCTCCGTTGTGCTGACGACGCACCacctggaggaggtggaggcgcttgCGGACATTGTAGCGATCATGGTGCGCGGGTacgtgcgctgcgtcggcgacAAGGTGCACCTGAAGAACAAGTTCGGCAGCGTCTTCGAGGCGAGCGTGCGCCTTGCGTCGGCGAAGCACGCGGAGTGCTTTGTGTCGTTCATGCAGGCGGAGTTCCCTGACGCTGTGCGGAGCGAGGGCGATGGTCGGCGGTTCGTGTACCAGCTGCCGCGCGATCGCGGCTTCGGCGACGTGTTCCAGGCGTTCCAGGCAAacaaggagcagctgcgcattACGGACTACAGTGTGTCGCAGACGTCGATCGAGCAGATCTTCATGAAGGTTCGGGGACTTGCGATGAATCTACGCTAG